In the Arthrobacter sp. SLBN-100 genome, GCTCCGAAGACATCGATACCTGAGGCCAGACCCTTGGCGACCGACAAGCCGAGCAGCCATGCGCGATGGGTGCGCCGAATGGGATGTTCGGCTTGTTCGAGGCCAACCTCGAACTCTTCCAAGGCCCAGTCAGTGGGTAGGTTGATGGTTCGGGAGCTATCGGACGAAGTCGTCCCACATGCTCGTGATGTAATCGATGAACCGGGGGCCCACATCCTCCGCCTCGAGGTGGCGTCGAGAGACGGGCTGGTCGATGCTCACGAACTTGGGGTCTGCAAGCACCCGGTTAGCGAAATCGTGATGCAAGATCGCGCCGGTGCCGACCATGACGAAGTCGGCGCCCTCGTCGAGGCACCATTGGACCGCTGCAGCTGAGGTGATCTTCCCCGCCACGCCGAGGCGGGTGCCGTGTCGGGGCAGCGCGGAGAAGAGCTCGGTCAGCGTCTGACCACCGTACTGTGCCTCCTCCGGTCGCGACTTCACGTCCCACAGCGACATGTCCAGGTAGTCGACGAGACCGCTGGCCATGATCTGCTCGGCGACGACCAATGACTCGTCCAAAACGATGCCGTAGCGCCACGGGCTCAGCCGGATCCCGACCTGGAAGCCAGGCTCAGTGGCGCCGCGCACCGCCTCGAGAACCTCGAGGAGGATCCGTGAGCGGTTAGTGAGGTGGCCGCCATATTCGTCGTTGCGGGTGTTCCTTGTGGCATCGAGGAACTGCGCGAGGAGGTATCCGTGCCCTGCGTGGATCTCAACGCCGTCGAAGCCCGCCTCCTGTACACGGCGTGCCGCTCGCGCGAAGTTCGCCACGACGCCCTTGATCTCGGCAGTGGTCAGCGCCCTGGCCCCGTGTTCCGTATCGTCCCACGGAGCGACGGCAGGAACGCCGGAGACAGCAGGATTGGCCCGCCTGCCGCCATGGTGGAGTTGGACGCAGGAAACTGCCCCACCCGTTCGAAGGGCGGTCGCCAACTGGGTAAGTCCGGGCAGGCACCGGTCGTCCCATACGCCGAGCTGACCCGGGAAGGCCTTACCCTCCGGAGCGACGTACGCGGCGCAGGTCATCACCATGCCGAAACCGCCGATCGCGCGGCGCCCGAGCCAGCGCAACTCGTCCTCGTGGAGTGTGCCGTCTTGGTTGCTCTGCTGGTTGGTGAGCGGAGCTAGCACCAGCCGGTTGGGCCACGCCGGACCATTGTCCAGTTCCATCGGGCGCGCAGGCAGTGGCGCGGGCGGAATCAGCTCGTTGTGGCGTGTGGACGACACGACGGTCCTCCCCGTCATGCTCTCTGCTCCCTGTCCGGAGCGTGTGCCCTGCCCGTCTCAGGCGCGTGGCGGGCAGTGGCCCACGCCGTGCCGACCTGGGCCAAGCGGCGCGCCAGGCCGCGTCCCTGCGCGTCTGTGCCACCAAGAACGGTGATAGTGGGCTCTGCAATTTGCATGTGGAACTCCTAGCTGTGATGGTTGGGTTGCCATGTGTCGGATCTTCCCCTTCTCGGCGATAATCTGGCGCGACTTACGGCGGCTCCTCGATCTAGGAACGTCCGGAAGGATAGGGGGAACGATTGGTGCTCTTCGCTGTGGAGCGTATTTCGACGGAATCCACCTCTTGCCGCGCACGCTCGAGAATCCGTGGCGGGATGCGAACCGTGGCCCGTGCCGTTCCTCCGGTTTGCATCACGAAAGGGCTGACGCCGCCGGGGTAGCCGGTGATGAAACTGTGCCGCGCTACCGATCCAGACGGGGAATCCGATCCCCTAGAAGACGAAACCCGCGGGCCGGGAGTCTCGGGGCCGGTCATCCATGCCCACTGTCGGAGCCCGAGTCCTGCCCTGGATACCTCCCGCGATGACGGGTGGGAGACTGGCGCGCGTTCGGGTTAATGGGCGCAGCAGCGGTGGACCTTATCATTTCCGGAAGCACCCGACGATGGGTCGTCGCGGACGCCAGCACGACCGAACTTGAGTCACTGAGCTCGGCCTTGAACTTCGTAGTAACCTTTCTCCTGCTCAACCAGCGGCCGGGGAGGAGCTTCGCGAGCCGATTCAGCTCCAGCAGTTCCCCTCAGGCACCGAAGGAGGGCGTTCCCACCATGCTGCCGCCTCGCGTCAGCGAGTGTCGAAGCTTCTTCAGCGGTTGGTAATCCGGGTCGTCGTAGAAGCTGCGGAACGCCTCTTCGGACGGGAACTTGAGGATCACCACGCCCGGAGCGGGCGGCTTTCCCTCGATCGGGGCGGCTTCGGCTGCCGCAGCGACCTCTCCGCCATGCCTGGTGATGATCTCCACGGCGCCGGGGATGTAGTCCTCGCCGTAGCGCTTGGGGTCCTCGATGGCGTGGTGGACGACTGCGTAGTAGCTCACACGATTCTCCTGTTCTTTTAAGGTTGGTCGGTGCGCTCAGCCCCAGGAGGAGCCGAGGGTTGAGCGCATCAGGGCTCGCGCGCCGGGCTGCGCGTCAGTAAGAACGGTATCCACTCCCGCCGGGTACAGTCAACCCAATTGACCAAATAAGTTTGCTGAAGCCGGTTCCTGCGCAGTCCGGCGGATCGATGAATATGGGCCTGCGGGCTTGGTTGAACTTCTAGCATCCGCTAAAAAGCGAAGACACACGCGGGCCACCCGGTTTGCAATACCAGCCCACAGCGCGGGGAATACGGGATCGGCTAAGACGCTGGCCGGTCGTACGGGCGCGGCGACGCGCTCGTACAAATATCCGTCAGAATCGCATCACGCGGGGGCGGCTTCGGACATGTGAAGCTTCCGCCTGCAAGGCTTTGCAAATCGGACCCACACCAGATCACCCTTGTCCGAGACCTCGTCAACCTCTACGGACTCCTTTAGGCCCGAGTCGTGCTGCAGGACAACCCGGTCCTGCGGATGCAGGGTGGTCCAATTAACGGTGTCTAGTTTGGCGGCACCGCTCGTATCGGCGCTTGCATTTCGCTGTCATGCGAGTCTAATTTCCAATGAAGGCTAGGGGCCAGGCATCGAAATGAGTTTCGCGCCCCACGCCCATTTAGAGGGGGATTTCCGCCCATCGGAATTAGGGAGCACTTCATCGCCGTTTCTTCCCATCCCACTGCAGCAGGCATCACCGACGATTGTCGTCCGTCTGTCGCTGCCCTGGTGCGCTCCGCTGGACGGTGAAATCCAGGTGCGTGGGAGCGCTCAATAACGGAGCAGTCCGGCTAATTCATTGAGCCAGCACGTCCACACCCCGTGGTTGCCGCCCTGGGGGCTAGCATGTCCGCGTGGGGTTTCATCAACGAAGTCTCGCCCGTTCATTCCACTTGAGTGCTCCGTCAGGCTGAACCTTAGATTGTCGAAATCAACAGTTCTACTTCCGTACAGTCAAGTGGTTAGCGCGGGGCCATTCGGATGGCCCCGTCGAGTCGGATCGTCTCCCCGTTGAGCATCGGGTTTTCGATGATGTGGGCGGCGAGGGCCGCGTATTCCGCCGGTGTTCCCAGCCGGGACGGATGAGGTGTCTGGGAACCTAGGGAAGCAATGGCCTCCTCCGGCAATGACTCGAACATCGGCGTATGGAACAGCCCGGGGGCAATGGTCATGACCCGGATCTTGTGCTGGGCCAAGTCGCGGGCAATCGGCAGCGTCATGCCGGTGACGCCTGCCTTGGACGCCGCGTAGGCCGCCTGCCCGATTTGCCCGTCAAACGCCGCGACCGAGGCGGTGTTGATGATAACGCCCCGCTCCTCGGCCTCCGTCGGGTCCTCAATCATACGGGCAGCCGCCAGACGGATGACATTGAAGGTGCCAATGAGGTTGATTTCGATTACCCTGCGGAAGTCCGCTAGCGGGTGCGGACCCTTCTTGCCGACGACGCGGACGGCGCTGGCGACGCCAGCACAGTTCACTACGATATTCAGGCCGCCGAGCTCCGTCGCGGCGTCAACGGCCGCCTGGACGTCATTCTCATCGGTGACATCCACCGGGGAGAACCTGACGCGTGCCCCGAGTTCCTTGGCGATGACCTCGCCATTGGACGAGGGGAGATCGGCGATCACGGCCGATCCCCCCGCTTCCACGATGCGGCGAACCGTTGCCAGGCCGAGGCCGGATGCTCCGCCGGTCACCAGTGCTGTCCTGTTGGTGATTTCCATAGTTTGTCCGTCATTTCCTTCTGCGATGGTGCACTACGGGCCGAGTGCGTCCGCACTGGCCTCCATTGCGGGCTTTGGTCCGAAGAGGCATGCCCTACATGGACAACTTACTTGGAAGCCCTAGCATTTACTAGGGAGTCCTAGTAAATTGAGAGAGAGCACCATCCTTCGGGATTCGGTTTCCCTGTTTCTACAAGCAGACGGGCGTTAGAATGCGCAGCAGTGAAAAAATAGTCCTTCTCGATGGGGCGCGCACGCCGATCGGCAGTTTCGGCGGTGTCTTCAAGGATGTCCCAGGGTATGAGCTCGGAGCCGTGGCGGCCAAGGTGGCCCTGGAACGCTCGAAGGTTGCGGCCGGGGATATTGAAGAGGTCGTTATGGGCTGCATCGGGCAGGTCGGCCCGGATGCCTATAATGCCCGCCGCGTGGCCATTGCGGCCGGGCTGCCGAAGAATACCCCGGCGTACACCGTCAACCGGCTCTGCGGGTCCGGGCTGCAGGCCATCTGGTCCGCGGCCATGCAGATGCGCTGGGGCGGTGTGGACTTCGCCCTGGCCGGCGGCAACGAGTCCATGACGCGCATGCCGTTCTACGACTTCGGCGCCCGCGACGGATACAGGCTCGGCGACCGTAAACTGGTCGACGGGACCGTCGCGATCCTGACCGACCCCTTCAGCGGCAGCCACATGGGTGTTACGGCCGAGAACGTGGCCCGGAAGTACAACGTCTCCCGCCAGGCACAGGATGAATTTGCCCTCGAGTCCCAGCGCCGCGCAGCCAGTGACGTTGCGCGCGCAGCCTTCGCCGAGGAAATTACCGCGGCGCAGACCGGTGGACGCAAACCGGTCACTGTGGATGTGGACGAGCACCCCAAGCCCGGCACGACTTTGGAGGCCCTCGGCAAGCTGCGCGCGGCCTTCGAAGACGGTGGGACCGTCACCGCGGGCAACTCCTCGGGCATCAACGATGGCGCCGCGGCCGTCGTGCTCGCCCGCGAGTCCGTCGCCGCCGAGCGCGGGCTGACTGGGCTAGTTACCCTGGAGGCCGTCGCCACGGCTGCGATGGAACCAGAGCTGATGGGCTACGCGCCCGTCCTCGCCCTGCACAAGCTGTTTCAGCAGACCGGCACCACCGCCGCCGACATCGATGTGATCGAACTCAACGAGGCATTCGCCGCCCAGGCCGTCGCCGTGATCCGGGACGCGAAGCTGGACCCGGAAAAAACCAATCCCTACGGCGGTGCCATCGCACTGGGCCACCCGGTCGGGGCCACCGGGGCGATCCTGTCTTTGCGTGTGGCCAAGGACCTGGCCCGCCGCGACCTGGAACTCGGCATCGTCACCATGTGCATCGGCGGGGGCCAGGCCCTCGCCGCCCTCTTCCGCCGGGTTTCATAACCCCTGGGCTAGCCAGAACGGACGGTCGATGGATGGAAGGCCCCGTAAATCGGCAGGGGCGCCGACCAGAGCATCGCTGCAACTAACAAAGCTCGCGGCGAGCTGTTCGGCCGGAGGGAAGAGCCGACTGACGGCCCGGCCAGATGGCGCATCAAGGAAGTAAGGAACGGATGTCTACGATTTATGTGCGTGCCCGGAACGCTTGGGACGCCCAGGAACAACTTAACGCGGCAGAGGGCAGGTTGCAGCTGCAGGGAATGCGAATCCGCACGCACGGAATTCTGGCCACGGAGATCAGCGCAGGACATTTTGCGGTCGCGCTCACCGAGCGTTTCCCCTGCGGGTTCACGCACGTGGAGTCGGTGAACCCGCCGCTAGAAGAGGCAGTGCGGAGGGCTTTCCGAAACGTGCCGCCTTAGGTTCCCCGGTACGACAGGGGGAACCTGTGACGAAGCTGGCCTCCCGCGTGGTGCTGGCCGCGGACGCCGTCGAGGAGGCGCTCAAGGCCACCGCGGTGATCGAGTCCAAGTCGAAGCCGGTGGCGATGCTGGCGAAGTAAGCCGTGAACGCCGCCTTCGAAACCGGCGTGGCGCAGGGCGTGCTGTTCGAACGCCGCCTGTTCCACTCGCTGTTCGCCACCGAGGACCAAAGGAGTGCATGGCGGCCTTCACCGAGAAGCGCCAGCCCGAGTTCAGGCAAAGCTGAACCAGGGGCAGGTTTATGGGCAGGGCGCGGAGACTATAAGCGGCCCAACTTCTCAGGAGATATCAACTAGATGTCACGCCGGTGGCCCAGCATCTTGCTGGTTGGTTTTTGAAGAATGAATCGATACTGGTGCGCCGGGCAAGGGTGTTGCCCGGTTTGGTTGGTTGGATGAAAGAGAGTGAACGTGACACGTATTGGCATTGTGGCCGAGTTAGGCCGCGAGACGAGGGTGGCGGCTACACCCGTCACCGTCAGGCAGTTGGCGGATTTGGGCTACGACGTTGTGGTCGAAAAGGGTGCCGGGGAGGCCGCGTCCTTCCGTGATGAGGCATATGCCGAGGCGGGTGCGCTGATCGTGGGCGCGGACGAGGCCTGGGGCAGTGAAGTCGTCTTGCGGATCAATCCGCCTACTGAGGACGAGATCGGCCGACTCGCGTATGGCGCAACGCTGATCGGAATGCTGGCCCCCAGCTTGCGGCCGGAGCTGGTGGAGGCTTTGGCGACGCGTCCGATTACGGCGCTGGCGTTGGATGCGGTGCCGCGGATCTCGCGTGCGCAGGCCATGGACGTGCTCAGCTCCATGGCCAACATTGCAGGGTACCGGGCCGTGATTGAGGCCGCCCACGAGTTTGGCCGATTTTTTACCGGCCAGGTGACCGCGGCAGGCAAGGTACCGCCGGCGAAGGTCTTGGTGGCCGGTGCCGGCGTGGCGGGCCTGGCGGCGATCGGGGCCGCGTCCAGCCTGGGCGCGATCGTGCGGGCCACGGACCCGAGACCGGAAGTAGCGGATCAGGTGAAGTCCATTGGTGGGACCTACCTCAAGGTTGAAGTCGAGGAGGAGATGAAGTCCTCCGACGGATATGCCAAGGCCACTTCCGAGGCCTACAACCGGCGCGCGGCAGAAATTTACACCGAACAGGCGCGCGACGTGGACATCATCATCACCACGGCACTGATTCCGGGACGCCCAGCGCCGAAGCTGCTGACGGCCGAGGACGTCGCCGAAATGAAGCCGGGCAGTGTGATTGTTGATATGGCTGCCGGCCAGGGTGGCAACGTGGAAGGCTCGGTGGCCGGAGAACGGGTCGTGACAGATAACGGCGTGGTCATCCTCGGCTATACCGACCTGCCGGCCCGGTTGCCGGCCCAGGCGTCCCAGCTGTATGGGACGAACCTTCTGAACTTGCTTAAGCTCCTGACCCCGTACAAGGACGGCCAGCTCAGGATCGACTTTGAGGACGTCGTGCAGCGGTCGGTGACCGTGGTGCGGGACGGTGAGAAGACCTGGCCGCCGCCACCTGTTCAAGTCTCGGCCGTGCCCCCAGCAGCCCAGGCGGACGCCACCGGCACCGGGGAGCGCTCCGCCGAAAAGGCAGCAAAGAAGACTGGCCTGAGCCCTGCCGGGAAAGCCGGACTCATTGCTGCGGGTATCGCTGTTCTTTTTGGGATTAACACGGTGGCTCCGGCGCCGTTGCCGCAGCACTTCACGGTGCTGATGCTGTCGGTTGTTGTCGGCTTTTACGTCATCGGGAAAGTCCATCACGCCCTTCACACACCTCTGATGTCGGTCACGAACGCGATCTCCGGGATCATCGTCGTCGGTGCCCTGCTGCAGGTCACCTCGGAGAACCCCGTGATGCAGGTCCTGGCCGCGGTCGCGGTGCTGCTGGCCAGCATTAACATTTTCGGCGGGTTCGCCGTGACCCGGCGGATGCTCGCGATGTTCTCCCGCGGAAGCGGGGCACGTAAATGAGTACCGTCACTGTCACCGAAGCAGCATTGATTACTAGGAGCTTGACTGTGTCTGACACCGTTTCCGGTCCGTTGACCGCTGATTCCATCGCGGGGGCGGCGTACATTGTCGCGGGCCTGCTGTTCATCCTGTCCCTCGCCGGGCTGAGCAGGCACGAGAAGGCCCGGGCCGGGGTCATCTACGGCATCACGGGCATGGTCATCGCCCTCGCGGCTACGGTCTGGCTGACCGTGCAGGGTGTCTGGGGCACCGGCCACGCCCTGACCGGCCTGGTCCTGCTCGTGATGGCTGTCCTGGTCGGCGGCGCGATCGGGCTCTGGCGCGCCCGCGTCGTCGAAATGACCGGAATGCCCGAACTCATCGCACTGCTGCATTCCTTTGTGGGCTTCGCAGCGGTCCTGGTCGGCTGGAACGGCCACCTTGAAGCCCCGGCCCTGGCCCCGGATTTGATGGCCGTCCACCATGCCGAGGTGTTCATCGGCGTGTTCATCGGCGCGGTAACTTTCACCGGCTCGATCGTGGCGTTCCTGAAACTCTCGGCGAAGATGAAATCCTCACCCCTGATGCTGCCGGGCAAGAACGGCATCAACGTCGGCGCCCTCGCGGGGTTCATCGCGCTCACCGTCTGGTACGTCAACGACTCCCAGCTCTGGCTCCTCGCCGTGGTTACCGTCCTGGCGCTGGGTTTGGGCTGGCACCTGGTGGCCTCGATCGGCGGCGGCGACATGCCCGTGGTCGTGTCCATGCTCAACAGCTACTCTGGTTGGGCCGCCGCCGCGGCGGGCTTCCTGCTGAACAACGACCTGCTCATCATCACCGGCGCCCTGGTCGGTTCTTCGGGTGCGTACCTGTCCTACATCATGTGCAAAGCCATGAACCGGTCCTTCATCTCCGTAATTGCCGGCGGCTTCGGCATCTCAGCCCCCACTACCGGGGGAGACGCGAACCAGGGCGAGCACCGGGAAATCACGGCCGAAGCCACCGCGGAAATGCTGGCCAGCGCTTCCACCGTTGTCATCACCCCCGGCTACGGGATGGCAGTGGCCCAGGCCCAGTACCCCGTCGCTGAACTCGCTAACCAGCTCCGCGAACGCGGCGTTGACGTGCGCTTCGGCATCCACCCCGTCGCCGGCCGGCTGCCCGGGCACATGAACGTGCTCCTCGCCGAAGCTAAAGTCCCGTACGACATCGTTCTGGAAATGGACGAAATCAACGACGACCTCGACGGGACCTCCGTGGTCCTAGTGATCGGGGCGAACGACACCGTCAACCCCGCCGCCGCCGAGGACCCCTCCAGCCCCATCGCCGGTATGCCAGTCCTCAAAGTCTGGGAAGCAGACAACGTCATCGTCTTCAAACGCTCCATGGC is a window encoding:
- a CDS encoding NADH:flavin oxidoreductase; the encoded protein is MSSTRHNELIPPAPLPARPMELDNGPAWPNRLVLAPLTNQQSNQDGTLHEDELRWLGRRAIGGFGMVMTCAAYVAPEGKAFPGQLGVWDDRCLPGLTQLATALRTGGAVSCVQLHHGGRRANPAVSGVPAVAPWDDTEHGARALTTAEIKGVVANFARAARRVQEAGFDGVEIHAGHGYLLAQFLDATRNTRNDEYGGHLTNRSRILLEVLEAVRGATEPGFQVGIRLSPWRYGIVLDESLVVAEQIMASGLVDYLDMSLWDVKSRPEEAQYGGQTLTELFSALPRHGTRLGVAGKITSAAAVQWCLDEGADFVMVGTGAILHHDFANRVLADPKFVSIDQPVSRRHLEAEDVGPRFIDYITSMWDDFVR
- a CDS encoding DUF1330 domain-containing protein; amino-acid sequence: MSYYAVVHHAIEDPKRYGEDYIPGAVEIITRHGGEVAAAAEAAPIEGKPPAPGVVILKFPSEEAFRSFYDDPDYQPLKKLRHSLTRGGSMVGTPSFGA
- a CDS encoding 3-hydroxyacyl-CoA dehydrogenase; translated protein: MEITNRTALVTGGASGLGLATVRRIVEAGGSAVIADLPSSNGEVIAKELGARVRFSPVDVTDENDVQAAVDAATELGGLNIVVNCAGVASAVRVVGKKGPHPLADFRRVIEINLIGTFNVIRLAAARMIEDPTEAEERGVIINTASVAAFDGQIGQAAYAASKAGVTGMTLPIARDLAQHKIRVMTIAPGLFHTPMFESLPEEAIASLGSQTPHPSRLGTPAEYAALAAHIIENPMLNGETIRLDGAIRMAPR
- a CDS encoding thiolase family protein; the encoded protein is MRSSEKIVLLDGARTPIGSFGGVFKDVPGYELGAVAAKVALERSKVAAGDIEEVVMGCIGQVGPDAYNARRVAIAAGLPKNTPAYTVNRLCGSGLQAIWSAAMQMRWGGVDFALAGGNESMTRMPFYDFGARDGYRLGDRKLVDGTVAILTDPFSGSHMGVTAENVARKYNVSRQAQDEFALESQRRAASDVARAAFAEEITAAQTGGRKPVTVDVDEHPKPGTTLEALGKLRAAFEDGGTVTAGNSSGINDGAAAVVLARESVAAERGLTGLVTLEAVATAAMEPELMGYAPVLALHKLFQQTGTTAADIDVIELNEAFAAQAVAVIRDAKLDPEKTNPYGGAIALGHPVGATGAILSLRVAKDLARRDLELGIVTMCIGGGQALAALFRRVS
- a CDS encoding Re/Si-specific NAD(P)(+) transhydrogenase subunit alpha; this translates as MTRIGIVAELGRETRVAATPVTVRQLADLGYDVVVEKGAGEAASFRDEAYAEAGALIVGADEAWGSEVVLRINPPTEDEIGRLAYGATLIGMLAPSLRPELVEALATRPITALALDAVPRISRAQAMDVLSSMANIAGYRAVIEAAHEFGRFFTGQVTAAGKVPPAKVLVAGAGVAGLAAIGAASSLGAIVRATDPRPEVADQVKSIGGTYLKVEVEEEMKSSDGYAKATSEAYNRRAAEIYTEQARDVDIIITTALIPGRPAPKLLTAEDVAEMKPGSVIVDMAAGQGGNVEGSVAGERVVTDNGVVILGYTDLPARLPAQASQLYGTNLLNLLKLLTPYKDGQLRIDFEDVVQRSVTVVRDGEKTWPPPPVQVSAVPPAAQADATGTGERSAEKAAKKTGLSPAGKAGLIAAGIAVLFGINTVAPAPLPQHFTVLMLSVVVGFYVIGKVHHALHTPLMSVTNAISGIIVVGALLQVTSENPVMQVLAAVAVLLASINIFGGFAVTRRMLAMFSRGSGARK
- the pntB gene encoding Re/Si-specific NAD(P)(+) transhydrogenase subunit beta produces the protein MSDTVSGPLTADSIAGAAYIVAGLLFILSLAGLSRHEKARAGVIYGITGMVIALAATVWLTVQGVWGTGHALTGLVLLVMAVLVGGAIGLWRARVVEMTGMPELIALLHSFVGFAAVLVGWNGHLEAPALAPDLMAVHHAEVFIGVFIGAVTFTGSIVAFLKLSAKMKSSPLMLPGKNGINVGALAGFIALTVWYVNDSQLWLLAVVTVLALGLGWHLVASIGGGDMPVVVSMLNSYSGWAAAAAGFLLNNDLLIITGALVGSSGAYLSYIMCKAMNRSFISVIAGGFGISAPTTGGDANQGEHREITAEATAEMLASASTVVITPGYGMAVAQAQYPVAELANQLRERGVDVRFGIHPVAGRLPGHMNVLLAEAKVPYDIVLEMDEINDDLDGTSVVLVIGANDTVNPAAAEDPSSPIAGMPVLKVWEADNVIVFKRSMAAGYAGVQNPLFYRENSHMLFGDAKARVEDILKAF